The genome window GATTCGACGCATTTTCGCTGCCCCCGATGCAATTCCATCCTGGATGTTGCGGGAAGAGGAGAGGCGGGCAATGGGAAGTGAAGCAAACCGCCTTTTCTGTCAGATTCGGAAACTGAGTTCTCTCCAATTTCCAACTTGAACTCCCGGGCAAGGAAGACATCCGGCGTTTCATTGAAGAACAATTCAAAGAGGTACGAGGTGCAGAAGGTGACCGTTCTCATCAAGGTCAGCGCGAGCGAAACTTCGAACCATGGTCAAGCGGGTTCTCCGCAAACACGGTTATCCACCTGATAAACAAGAAAAGGCGACCCAAACCGTGCTGGAACAGGCGGAACTACTATGCAAGGATTGGGTGTGGTGAGGCGACGAAGCAGCCGGCATGAGTCAGTCCGAGAGCAAGACATGGGGGAGGCTGAAATCCTTCTACCGGTAGTTGCCTGGTAAAAGCTCAATCTTGATCAATCCCCTCACCCCTTGCCCTCTCCCCGAAAGGGACAGGGTGTTTTTTCGTATGGGAGAGGGTATTTCTTGTTGCTGCCTAGGTTGTTGACATTCCTTGCTGTTGGTTCTTATGATTTCCCTCTATGACACGTCCGCATTCACTTCTGTATCTTTCGTCTTTAACCGAAGGGGTGGCGATGTCGCTTATCATGTTCCTTATTCCTCTGAACATGAGAAGTGCTTTCGGAGAGAAACGATTTATTGTTATCGCCAGCTCTGTTGCCATACCTGCAATCTCTGCTTTTCTTGCCAACAATTTCTGGGGAGGTCTTTCAGACCTGAAGAGACGGCTTAAGCCATTCCTCATTGTAGGCCTCATCGGGTACACCATCTGCCTCACGCTTCTTGGTCTGGTTAACGACTCCCAATCCGTCATCATCGTGGTGGCTCTTACTCCGCTGATCTATGGAGCACTGAGGCCCACTTCTCAATCCTACATAACTCTCTCGAGAGAATCCGAGAAAGGGAAAGCAATTGGCGATCTTTTCTCCTTCCAGAGTTTCGGCTGGCTTCTCGCGAGCATCGCTTGCTGGAAGCTATACCGGATTGACGCGGCATCTCACATACGTTGGATACTCTTCGGCGGAGCCGGGCTTGCTGTCTTCGCAGCGGCAGCGGTCGCATTTTTCCTCGATGACATAGTCGTCCCGCGAGAGAAGACCCACAATTCAGGTCTTGTGTCGTCAATAAGAGAGGACTTGACCGTACTTTACAACTCAAGAAAAATCCTTGTGGTCTGCGTCGTTACCTTTCTTGCGCAGATTGGAAACTTTGCTTTCTTTTCTCTCTATTCCATGTACTTCACGGAATACATCCGGGGCCCTCAGAACCTTCTCTGGTTTGCTCTCGGCGGGTCAACAATCTTCGGCATGATATTCTACTCAATTGCCGGGAGACTTGCCGACTCGATAGGCGGGAGAAAAACACTCTTTCTCTCTGTAGTTCTATATCTTCTCTCGTACACGCTCATGGGCTCCACGACCAATCCACTCCTACTGTCCATCTATTACACGCTGCCGGTGTACCCATTCATTAACGTGGCAAACACGTCTCTCGTCGCCGAACTTTCCGGGACAGGAAGACGCACGGGAGGAATGGGCATCCTGAACGGGACATTCTCATTCTCGGTCGCAGCCGGTGCGCTGCTTGGCGGCATTGTCGCCGACGGCTCGGGACTTGCCTATCTTCCTGTTGTGGCAATCTCTCTCTTGCTCCTGGCGACCGTATTCACATACTACACCGTGATTGGTCCCTCATGGGAACGAGCGAAGTGAACGACTGGCCGAGCTAGAAGATCATTATGCCGGACAAGATAATCTTCACGGCTGACCTTCACGGCAAGAGGGAACACTATGAAGAGCTGTTTTCTCTCGCAGAGAACCCTGGCGCCCGGACCATCATTATCGGCGGAGATCTTACTCCCCACGGCTACGGTCTTGACGGGATTCTCAAACAGAGGAAGTTTCTGACAGATTTTCTGGTTCCGAGACTTGACGCATTCTCCGCGGCAGCTCCTGGCATTGAAGTCTTCCTGATGATGGGAAACGACGACTGGAGAGTTAACATGGATGTTCTACGGTCAAACGCAGGAAGATCCTTTCGGCTGCTCGAGGCAAAGGGGAACGTGCTGGCAGACGGCACACTGCTCATAGGATATCCGTTTGTCCCGATCACACCTTTCCGCTTGAAAGATTGGGAGAAGTGGGACAAGAAGCTTACTGGTCAGGAGAATTTCTTTGGCCTGAGAAGCACCGAAGACGGGATCGAGGAGATTTCGCTCGAAGAAAGAAAGCACGAAAAGTTGGAGACTGACCTTCTCAAGATTTCAGGAGAAATTGAGCCGCATGATTTCATTTTTGTTTCTCATTCTCCGCCTTACGGGACCCTGCTTGATCTGATCAGCCCGGAGTCCCATGTCGGCTCCCAGTCCATAAGAGAATTCCTGGAAAAGCATTCGCCCAGACTCTCCCTGCATGGTCACATACATGAATCCCCTTATGTCTCGAAGAGGTACAAAGAAAAACTGGCAGGGACACTGTGCGTAAATCCAGGCCAAAGCTTTGCCTCAAAACTTCACGCCGTCATATTCGAAGCAGCGGATCCGGAAGGAACGATATCGCACACCATCTTCGGGTGAATGACAGAGGGAAAAAAGAGGGAAGCTGGTTTCCGTATTCCGCTTCCCCCCCAAACCTGATGACTGCTGGTATTCTTGCGGCGCCTTACTTCTTCGGCCTCCATTCAACATAGACCTTCTGCATCACGACCCTCTCGATGGGATTGTCCCTTGCATCCCGCTTCAAGTTGGCAATCTTGTCAACGATGTCTAGCCCTTCAATCACGTCGCCGAAAATCGTGTATTGATTGTCAAGATGCGAGGCATCCTTCTGGACGATGAAGAACTGGCTGCCGGCGCTGTTTGGGTCTTGTGACCTCGCCATGGAAACGGCGCCCCTCGTGTGCTTGTGCCAGTTGAATTCAGCTTTGACGGTATAGCCCGGTCCACCCATACCATCATTCGATCTGTCGTCATCTTTCGAATTCGGGTCCCCTCCCTGAATCATAAATCCCGGGATGACCCTGTGGAATGTGCACCCATCATAAAAGCCGCTCTTTGCGAGCTTCTCGAAGCTCTTCACCGTGACAGGAGCTTCCTTGGGGAAGAACTTGAAAACGATCCTGCCAATATTGGTCTCCAGGACAGCGACTTGTTCCTTGCCGGCGGTGGTATCTGGAGCAGTCGGCTTGGTTGTGGCCTTCTTGGTCGCCGTCTTCTTCGCCGCCCCATAAATTGGCGGGACACTTGATACGAGCGCAAGGACACAGGCGGAAATCAACACCGTCATACATCTTCTCAAAATCATACTGCCTCCTTTTGTGGAAAACTGCCCTGCGAATGCACGAGAAAAGAAATAACGGAGGAAATGCTATCAACCCTGCCAGATTTCGTCAAGTGGTTCCACGCCGCGGCTACCCGTTTCCCGTTGAGATGCCCTTTCCCTCCTGCCGAAAATGTCGATCCTTCTTGGACTCGCTCGCTCGAATTTGCGAACTCGGGCTTCGCCCTCAGACAGCGCAAATTCGTCCCTTTCGGATCGCTTCCTCGTCCAAGAAGGGAGTCCAGAGATTTTCAGAAAGTCGGTTCAAGGACATCTCCAGGCCCACCTACCACACGGCACTCCTTACCAACGCCGGCTCGAGGTGCGCGAGCAACCTCACCAATCGCCCCTGGTAATCCACTGCGTTCCGCAGAGAACCGTGTAGGCGCAGTCGGGACACACTTTCTGCGGGTCCGATGTCGGAATGAAATCGGTTCCGGGATCAAGTATCTCACCAACAAGCCTGAGGATGGCTTCCCTGTAGATCTGAAAGATCTCTTTTCTGGCCTCACCCTCAGTTTCCTCATCAAAGAGGAGCTTCTCATCTATCGGGTTTCCTCCGAGGAGAATCTGGGAACTGTTCACACGATGCAGTGGGAAGTTGGGGTTATTAATGAAGTACAGGAGGACATAGAAGGGGAGCTGGACCGATACAAGTGTCTTCGTCCACTTCTCGCGCGGAGAGCCGGTGAATTTTGCAGACTTGGGAATCCTGGCATCCTTTCCCGTCTTGTAGTCAACAATGACGATTTCATCTCCTCTCTTATCCACCCTGTCAAACCATCCCAGAACTTTGACATCGCCCGCACCCGGAATCTCAATCACTCCCCGATGCTTGCCCCGCACGCTATCTCTTCCCCGATCCTCACATTCAATGATGACTGTCTTCTTGTATCTCTGCGAATGGAATTCCAGTACATCCTTTACTCGTCTCTTGACTTGCAGTTTTATCAGATAGAGAAGTCCTTCGTTGGCCCCGGTGCCGTAACTATCATTCCAGACTTCATCCACCAGATTCTTCATTTCTTCTTCATCGTCCGGTCTAATCACAAGCGGTCTCGCGGTCCTCTTCGAGAAGAACCTGCTCAAGACCTCGTGGACCCTGCTTCCGACTTCCTTTGGCTCCACCTCTCCGCTGATCTTATCCTTCTCGCCCAGCCGGAGAATGCGTTCATAGTAGAACTGCAGAGGGCAGTAGAGGTACGTATCCAGACTGCTCGCCGAGAACCTAAGGCCGCGG of Candidatus Eisenbacteria bacterium contains these proteins:
- a CDS encoding MFS transporter — its product is MTRPHSLLYLSSLTEGVAMSLIMFLIPLNMRSAFGEKRFIVIASSVAIPAISAFLANNFWGGLSDLKRRLKPFLIVGLIGYTICLTLLGLVNDSQSVIIVVALTPLIYGALRPTSQSYITLSRESEKGKAIGDLFSFQSFGWLLASIACWKLYRIDAASHIRWILFGGAGLAVFAAAAVAFFLDDIVVPREKTHNSGLVSSIREDLTVLYNSRKILVVCVVTFLAQIGNFAFFSLYSMYFTEYIRGPQNLLWFALGGSTIFGMIFYSIAGRLADSIGGRKTLFLSVVLYLLSYTLMGSTTNPLLLSIYYTLPVYPFINVANTSLVAELSGTGRRTGGMGILNGTFSFSVAAGALLGGIVADGSGLAYLPVVAISLLLLATVFTYYTVIGPSWERAK
- a CDS encoding metallophosphoesterase, with the protein product MPDKIIFTADLHGKREHYEELFSLAENPGARTIIIGGDLTPHGYGLDGILKQRKFLTDFLVPRLDAFSAAAPGIEVFLMMGNDDWRVNMDVLRSNAGRSFRLLEAKGNVLADGTLLIGYPFVPITPFRLKDWEKWDKKLTGQENFFGLRSTEDGIEEISLEERKHEKLETDLLKISGEIEPHDFIFVSHSPPYGTLLDLISPESHVGSQSIREFLEKHSPRLSLHGHIHESPYVSKRYKEKLAGTLCVNPGQSFASKLHAVIFEAADPEGTISHTIFG
- a CDS encoding peptidylprolyl isomerase, producing the protein METNIGRIVFKFFPKEAPVTVKSFEKLAKSGFYDGCTFHRVIPGFMIQGGDPNSKDDDRSNDGMGGPGYTVKAEFNWHKHTRGAVSMARSQDPNSAGSQFFIVQKDASHLDNQYTIFGDVIEGLDIVDKIANLKRDARDNPIERVVMQKVYVEWRPKK